The genomic stretch AAAGCGGACTGGATTGGTGGTTTTGCGGTAACTGGCGGTATTGGTGAACGTGAATTGGCTGATGAATACAAAGCGAATGGCGATGATTACAATGCCATCATGATCCAAGCGGTCGCTGATCGATTGGCTGAAGCGTTCGCGGAGTACCTGCATAAAGAAGTGAGAAAGGATATTTGGGGTTACTCGCCAGATGAAGACTTATCGAACGATGATTTGATTCGTGAGAAATACCAAGGCATTCGTCCTGCTCCAGGTTACCCTGCTTGCCCAGAGCATACCGAGAAAGGTACGTTGTGGGAGTTAATGGATGTCGAGAAAGCGATTGATATGTCATTAACGTCGAGCTATGCGATGTGGCCTGGTGCTTCTGTGTCTGGTATGTACTTTTCACACCCAGATGCTCGATACTTTGCTATTGCACAGATTCAACAGGATCAAGTGGATAGCTATGCCGATCGTAAAGGCTGGGATATGTTGGAAGCTGAGAAGTGGTTAGGTCCAAACATTAACTAGTTTGAATCTATGACGACCTTTGATTCGTAAAGTAAAAAAGAGAAAGGGTTGCTTAATAGCAACCCTTTTGTATTTGTGGTTTAGTTATCTATCTGTCGATGATAAAAGGGCTTTCTACTCAAATAATTCTTGGTGAAGTTTCTGAATCGCTAGCTTAGACACAGACTCATTCAGCAGGAAGCACAGGTTATGAGGGCTTGCTCCGTAACAAATCATTCGCAGGTTGAAGTCTTCTAGAGTGCCGAACACCTGCTTTGCATAGCCTTTGCTTTCGCTCATGTTGTTACCAATAAGAGCAACCAGGCACAGGTCATGCTCAATATCGACAGAACACAGTTCTTCAAGCTCAATACGCGCTGCTTCTGGTAATTCGGGAGCACCACCTGATGTGTCTGTTTGATCCAGTGTCAGTGAAACGCTGATCTCTGATGTGGTGATAAGATCGACGGAGATCTTATGTTTAGCAAGGATCTCAAACACTTTCGCAAGGAAACCGTAAGCATGGAACATATTAGCGCTTCGCAATGTAACCATGGTTTGATTGCAGCGTAGGGCAAGTGCTCTGAATAGAGGAGAGCTTTCTACTTGCTGGCGAATCCAAGTTCCACCTAATTCTGGTGCTTTTGAAGAACCGACAAATACTGGAATTTGATGGCGCAGTGCAGGAACGAGAGTCGATGGGTGTAAGATCTTCGCGCCAAAGTTTGCCATTTCCGATGCTTCACTGAAGCTGATCTCTGGGATAGGAGAAGCTTTAGGTGCAATACGTGGATCGGTAGTATAGATACCCGGAACATCAGTCCAGATCTCTAAGCCAATCGCTTGTACAGATTCTGCAATAAGCGCTGCTGAGTAATCGCTGCCACCGCGGCCTAAAGTCGTGGTGTTACCTTCGATATCAGCACCGATAAAGCCTTGGGTAACGACAACTTGTTGCTGGCACAGTGGAATCAATTTCTCTTTTGCCAAAGCAGCAATCTCTTCTAGCTGTGGTTCTGCTTTTCCGAAATCATCATTGGTGCGCATCACTTCTCTGATATCGAAACGAACCGCAGGTGTTCCGCGCTCGCGAAGGATTTGAGCAAGGATGTGTGTCGACATCAACTCGCCACATGCTACAAGGTGATCAGTCAGCTTAGTACTTGCTTGAAATGATGCGGCTTCAGCTGCGCTCGCAATGTCATCAAGAATGCTGTGAACTTCTTTTTCGATGCTGATTGGGTCAGCAAGTTGGTCAAGAATAGCATTGTGGATGTCAGTTAACTGCGTCATCAATTCTTGGCGGCGAGCTTTATCTTGAACTCCATTTGCGAGTTCCACTAGCAAGTTGGTCACGCCAGAACATGCACTGCTTACGACAAGTTTCGTATTTGAGTTGTTTTCAATAATGGCAGCACAACGGCTCATTGCTTCAAAGTTGGCAACACTTGTTCCACCAAACTTAGCGACATTAAAAGAACCAGCTACATTAGATGCACTCACGATATATCTCCCACGACTTCCTAAAATAAAATTACGGTTGGGTAATCCAACGTCCGATGTTTTTCGAAGAGAGTTTTAGAGCAAAAAGAGAGGAATTATTAGAATAGTAACCTCAGAAGCTCTTCACCATATAGAAATGGCGACAGTTGAAGGGATTCAGCCCGCTCAACCGATAATAAAGGTCCTGCATCCTTTTATTATCTCGGCACTGCTCCCCATAAATGTTTTGTATTGGAAATGCGGTTCCACAAAACATCTGCCTGGGCAGTGCTCCTCTTCTGCTAGATAGCCGTTTCATTGAACGTTTTTGTGGTAGCAATGTCAATCCGTAACTTGAGATAATTGAAAAATAATTTTAACAATTATGTGACAGTGGTTTGACCTCAATACTTATGGCTAATTGCTGAGGTAATCAATTTGCTTTAGGGTGGATTGTTCACAACATTAACGTAAGGGATGTACATGTCTAATTTAACACTCACGACTGCTATCGATAGCTTTTATCCACCACACCGAACGTTAATGGGACCTGGTCCTTCTGATATCTCACCTCAAGTACTGCAGGCTCTAAGCCGTCCGACAATTGGTCATCTAGATCCGCTGTTTATTGCGATGATGGATGAGCTTAAACAGCTTCTTAAATATGCTTTCCAAACGGAGAATGAATTTACGATTGCCGTTTCTGCGCCGGGTAGCGCAGGTATGGAAACTTGTTTTGTTAATCTGATTGAGCCTGGTGAAAAGGTCATTGTTTGTCGTAACGGTGTTTTCGGTGAGCGTATGCGCGAGAATGTTGTTCGCTGCGGTGGTGAAGCCATCCTTGTTGATGACGAGTGGGGCAAGCCTGTTTCTGTCGACAAAGTAGAAAAAGCATTATCTGAAAACCCTGATGCTGTTGCCGTTGCATTTGTGCATGCAGAGACATCAACTGGAGCACTATCGGATGCTCAAGCTATCTCGGCTATTGCTCGTCAGCTTGATGCGTTAACGATTGTCGATGCGGTGACATCATTAGGTGGTGTGCCATTGCTGGTTGATGAATGGCAGCTTGATGCGGTTTATTCTGGTAGCCAGAAATGTCTATCTTGTGTGCCAGGTTTATCTCCAGTGACTTTCTCTCAGCGTGCGGTTGAGAAAATGAAGGCGCGTCAATCACCAGTGCAAAGTTGGTTCCTAGACCAGAGCTTGGTATTAGGTTATTGGAGTGGCGAAGGTAAGCGTAGCTATCATCATACTGCACCTGTAAACAGTCTTTATGCGCTGCATGAGTCTCTTGTGCTACTAAAAAATGAAGGCCTAGATAATGCCTGGTCTCGCCATCACTCAATGCATCAAGAGTTGAAAGAGGGCGTCGAAGCTTTAGGGCTGAAGTTTGTGGTTGATGAAGATAGCCGCTTACCACAACTTAACGCACTTTATTTCCCTGAAGGGATTGATGAAGCAAAAATCAGAACTCAGCTTTTAGAAGAGTATAACCTTGAGATTGGTGCCGGACTTGGTTCTCTAGCGGGCAAAGCGTGGCGTATCGGCCTAATGGGCTACGGTGCTCGTAAAGAGAATGTCGCGCTGTGCTTAAAAGCGCTAAAAGATGTTTTGAAATAGCTGCAATAAACTGAAATTAAAAATAAAAGCGCACGAGAGATCGTGCGCTTTTTTGTATCTACCCCAAGCTCCTACTGCCTACTAAGTGAAGCTTGCGTTGCGAATTCTTAACATTATTCTGCAGACGAAACGTTATCTTCTACCTGTGATACTTTCTTATACTGAACCTTTGAAAAGTCTCTGTTAGGGAATAAAAAGTTCGCTTCGCTACGAATTTGCTCTGCCTTACTTTCTTCACCTAGGCCTTGATACGCCAGAATCAGATTGCTGTAGAAAGCTGGTCTTGGTTTGCTCTTTATGATCTCCAGTGACCAATCGATGTAAGGCTGTATAAGGCTCGGGTCGGCTTTATACAGACCAATATTAAGGTAAGTGCTGTAGATGTCCCAGTCGTAGCGATCTTTCCAAACTACTGGGTTAGTTACTTGTTTGAGAATATCTGGGTTTTTAGGTGTAGATCGCTCGAATTTAGTCAGTACATAGTTAGTGTGTAGCGCGCTCAACATATAGAAGCTCACTAGGATTGGTAATACCAAACTGTTCACTCTGAATAGTGTTTTGCTGATGATACTGAACGGCTGCTGATAGTGACGTGAGGCACGCTGATCCACCCAGTAAATCAGAATGATGAAGGTTATCCAATGAATCGCCGAATGATAAAACGGATACTCCAGTTGAGAGTGCAAGAGTATCGGTATAAACAGCGCAAGTAATGCCAGGCGTGTGCCTTTTGCTGAACTTGCTATACGAGACATTACTAACACCGCGGCAATCAAGATTCCTATGATTGGTATTATGCCACCTTCAACACCCCAAAAAAGAAACTCATTGTGCGGGTGATCCATAGAGGGAAGCCCCGGATGATAATTTGAGTTCAGTTGATGCTGGCGAGCCGTATATAGTGTGTATTCAGATTCGAACTTTCCGTAGCCATAACCGGTAAATGGCTTTTCGATCATCATGTCTAATGCTTGTGGAAAGGTGTAAGCGCGCGGGCTTTCTAAGTTCGCTTTCTTGCTAGCGATACTATCTGTAGCGCTGAGGTTGATTACCGTAAACGCAACCACGATACCGACAGCAACGGATGCACACCATCCGTAGAAGCGTTTTTTGGTCGAGAACTTGTAAAGGTAAGGCAGAATACACACGAACCCAATGAGTGCTGCTAACCAACCTGTGCGTGATGCGATGATGATCAGCAGTGGTACCGTTAACGTTGGTGTCAGGTAGAGTAAAAATGATTCGCTAATTTTATGGTTGTACTTGGCTGGCTGCCTCGCTAATAGGTAAGCAGAAAGGACAAAACCCGTCGCTAAAAAACTAGCCATCACATTTGGTTGTTGGAAGATTCCATAAGGACGATTAGCTTCAGTGTTGTAACCAAATAGGTTACCAGGCTCCAGCAAAAAATATTGCACATAGCCAAACAATGCTTGTATGACGACAGCAAGTACGATGAACCACAGCATGCGCTGTTTATGTTTATTACTGAATTTGAATTGTTGAAGAACCACGAATAAGGCAAAGCCAGCCCATAACCCAAGTAATCGACCTGAAGCTCCTTCCGGCGAAGCATTGCTGTATAGAATCGGCAATGTGAGTATCACGCAGCTTATCAGCAAGCCTATGGTTAACTTGGAATACTTGAGTACTCGATTGGTCGCGAGTTGATAAAAGCCGATGGCTAAGGTGAAGCTCAGTGCTAACCAAGTGGTAGGGTTAAAGGATAGAGCAAGGCCTGAGCCCCCTGGATTAGGCATGAAGAAATGCATGGCGAGCAAGAACACAACAGCTAATGAAGCGAGGAATGCTTTGTTGAGTGGTAACTGAGTGACCTGATTTTCTAGCTGGGTACCGCTAGTATGTATTGTTGCCATAAATCCCTAACCTTATAAAAACAGAGCTTGTTCCTTTTGAAACAAGCTCTGTTACTTTAACATTTTTCTGTCTGCTCGCAGGGCGCTATTTTACACCTAGTTCAAATTTAACATAGGCTTAAGGAAGCGAGCGGTGTACGAACCTTCGACTAACGCCACATCTTCAGGTGTACCCTCTGCAACAATCTCACCACCGCCTTGTCCGCCTTCTGGGCCTAAATCTAAGATCCAGTCAGCTGTTTTTACGACATCTAGATTGTGCTCAATTACTACAACCGTATTACCGTGATCACGCAGTCGATGCAGTACCGTTAATAGCTGCTGGATATCGTGGAAATGAAGACCTGTTGTGGGCTCATCGAGAATGTATAAGGTTTTGCCTGTATCTCGTTTAGACAGCTCGCGAGCCAATTTAACACGTTGTGCTTCACCGCCAGATAAGGTGGTTGCCGCTTGGCCTAAGCGAATGTACGAAAGACCCACATCCATAAGCGTTTGCAGTTTACGTGCAATCACTGGAACTGGATTAAAGAACTCACGAGCATCTTCAACAGTCATCTCAAGAACTTCGTCGATGGTTTTACCCTTGTAGCGAACTTCTAGTGTTTCACGGTTGTAGCGCTTTCCTTTACACACATCACACGGAACATACACATCAGGTAAGAAGTGCATTTCTACCTTGATAACGCCATCGCCCTGACACGCTTCACAGCGCCCGCCACGTACGTTAAAGCTGAATCTTCCTGCTTTGTAACCACGTGAACGTGACTCTTGTGTGCCAGCAAAAAGTTCACGAATAGGAGTGAAGATACCAGTATAGGTCGCAGGGTTTGATCTTGGTGTGCGTCCTATTGGGCTTTGATCAATATCGATTACCTTATCGAAATGCTCTAACCCTTTAATCTTTTTATGTTTTGCCGGTACTGCTGTGGTTGCGCCATTAAGTTGAGTGTGAGCAACTTTGAAGAAGGTGTCGTTAATTAATGTCGATTTACCTGAACCCGATACACCCGTAATACAGCTAAATAATCCAACTGGAATAGTTGCCGTGACATTCTTTAGGTTGTTACCTGTCGCTCCAACGATCTCTACGACTTTCTTCTTGTCGATTGGTGTTCGTTGTTTTGGTACTTCAATTTCTTTCACACCACTCAGATATTGGCCGGTTAAAGAGTTCGGGTTGTCGATGATGTCTTGCATGGTGCCTTCTGCGACTACGTGACCACCGTGAACACCAGCGCCAGGGCCAATATCGATGACATGGTCTGCACAGCGAATAGCATCTTCATCATGTTCTACAACAAGTACCGTATTGCCTAGGTCTCTCAAGTGTACCAAGGTTTGCAGTAGACGCTCATTATCACGCTGGTGGAGGCCAATTGATGGCTCATCTAGTACGTACATGACACCCACTAAGCCCGCACCGATCTGACTCGCCAAACGAATTCGTTGTGCCTCACCACCTGATAGAGTTTCAGCACTGCGTGATAGGTTAAGGTAGTTCAAACCAACGTTAACCAAGAAATGTAGGCGGTCATTGATCTCTTTCATCACTTTATCAGCGATCTGCCCACGTTGGCCGTCTAACTTCAACTCTTGGAAAAATTGTAGTGCATCAGCAATACTAAGCTCAACGATTTCAGGCAGTGTTGTATCGCCGATAAATACATTTCGAGCTTCTAGTCTCAGACGAGTACCATCACAGTTAGAGCATGACTTCGTAGAGATGTATTTAGCAAGATCCTCTCGAACTGAGCTTGATTCCGTATCACGGTAGCGACGCTCTAGTGTATTTAAAATACCTTCAAACGGGTGACGCTTAACGCGGATATCGCCACGGTCATTGATGTATTTGAATTCAACCTCAGTGCGGCCAGAACCTTTGAGAATGATCTCTTGAGTCTTCTTTGGTAGAGAGTTAAACGGCGCAAACAGATCGAAACCATAATGCTCTGACAGTGATGTTAGCATCTGAAAATAGTAGTAGTTCTTTTGATCCCAGCCTTTAATCGCACCTTCGGCGATGCTTAGGTTTTCATCCAAAATCACTCGGCTCGGGTCAAAATATTGTTGAACACCAAGTCCATCACACGTACCACATGCGCCTGCTGGGTTGTTGAATGAGAACAAGCGAGGCTCAAGTTCTTGCATGCTGTAACCACACTTTGGACAAGCGAAGTTTGCTGAGAACACGATCTCTTCTTGGTCTGTTTCGTCCATCCAACCGACGACTGCAATACCGCCAGATAGCTCCAGTGTTGTTTCAAACGATTCAGCGAGTCGTTGCTGTAGATTAGGGCGCACCTTAAATCGATCAACTACTACTTCAATGGTGTGTTTCTTGTGCAGTTCAAGTGCTGGAGGATCGGATAGGTCACAGGTCTCACCATCAATACGTGCACGAATAAAGCCTTGAGCCGCTAAGTTTTCTAGTGTCTTTACGTGTTCGCCCTTACGCTCTTTAACGATCGGCGCAAGTAACATCATCTTTGAGCCTGCAGGTAACTCAAGTACCTTGTCCACCATTTGACTGATGGTTTGCGCAGCTAGGGGGATGTTGTGATCCGGACAGCGAGGTTCACCCGCTCGAGCGTAAAGTAGTCTCAGGTAATCATAGACTTCGGTAATGGTACCTACGGTTGAGCGAGGGTTATGAGACGTCGATTTTTGCTCTATCGAGATAGCCGGAGATAAACCTTCGATGTGGTCTACATCGGGTTTTTCCATAAGAGATAGAAATTGGCGAGCGTAGGCAGACAAAGACTCAACATAGCGACGTTGCCCTTCTGCGTAGAGAGTATCAAACGCAAGTGACGACTTTCCTGAACCGGATAACCCTGTGATAACCGTGAGTTTATCGCGGGGAATTGTAAGGTTAACGTCTTTGAGGTTATGCGTACGAGCGCCTCTAATTTCTATTTTATCCATCTCAACAGACCATGTAATTTTAAGTGGCTAAAGTATTACATAGAGTGAGATTTGTGCAAAGTTTTACTGGATAAAAAAACAGTAAACAAAAAAGGGCGACTCAAAGAGCCACCCTTTTAAAATTCGAAACGTTACTTCTTATAGAGCCGTTATGCTTCTTTTTGCGTTGAATGTTTGCCTAGCTCAACTTGCTTTTGGTCTTTCTTGTATAGGTTTTCAAAGCAGTAGTTTGTTGCTTCGATGTAGCCTTCAACACTACCGCAATCAAAACGTTGGCCTTTAAATTTGTAAGCCAATACACAGCCCGCTTTCGCTTGTTTAAGCAATGCATCAGTAATTTGGATCTCGCCGCCTTTACCTGGTTCAGTCTGTTCGATCAGCTCGAAGATATCTGGAGTCAGAATATAACGACCAATGATTGCTAGGTTGCTTGGCGCTGTACCTTGTTCAGGTTTCTCGACCATGTCATCGACACGGAAAAGATCGTCTTTGATCATCTCGCCAGAGATAACACCGTATTTATGTGTCTCTTCTTCTGGTACTTCTTGAACTGCAACGATAGAACAGCGGAACTGCTTGTACAGTGCAACCATTTGAGCCAGCACGCCTTGTTGCTCGTTCACACAAAGGTCATCGGCAAGCACAACTGCGAACGGCTCATCACCAACTAGTTCACGACCCGTTAGGATAGCGTGACCTAGACCTTTCATCTCGCGTTGGCGGATGTAAGTGAAGTTTGCTGCTTCAATCGTTTCACGGATATTTACTAGAAGGTCTTCTTTATTGGTGCCGCTGATCTGGTGCTCAAGCTCGTAGTTCTTATCGAAGTGATCCATGATTGAGTGCTTACCGCGGCCAGTAACAATACACATGCCGTCCATGCCAGCTTCGATTGCTTCTTCTACGCCATATTCAATAAGAGGTTTGTTTACAACAGGCATCATTTCTTTTGGCATTGACTTAGTTGCTGGTAAAAAACGTGTACCGTAGCCAGCTGCCGGGAAAAGGCACTTTTTGATCATGATAAGACCCTTTATCTATAATAATTATTGATTCAACCTGAGTGGTTGATATTTCTGAGGGCAACTCTAGCATAAGTTATGTCGAAAATTCAGCAACAATACCTATGGTTTATTAGAGCTTCCCTCAAAATTATCGTCAGTTTAAGAAGCGGATCAATTATGCAAGTAGGTTCTGGTTAGCCCAGGCGATGGCTTGGACTCTATTTTTAACCGCTAACTTACGGAATATTTGATAGAGGTGGGACTTAACCGTGAACTCACTAATAAACAAGTCATCGGCGATTTGTGTGTTGGATGAGCCGGATTGAAGGCAACGAATAACCTGAATCTCTCGAATGGTTAAGTCGACATTGGTTGGTGTTGTGTTGGTATTGACCATATTACGGTAGTAAAACAGCAGTTGATTGGTCACTTTTCTTGGTAGCCAGTTATCACCATCAATCACTTCTTGAAGACCATGGGCAATCTTGTCCTTTTTATCGGTGTTATAAAAGAGACCTTTCAGCACTCCATAAGTTAGAAGCTCCGAAGTCGGCAGTTGCTGTGGAACATTGAATAAGATGATCTCATGGTTTTTCCACATCACGGTCAGGTTGGGACAGATAATAAGTAGTTGTGGTACCTCCTTATAGTCGACAAGTAGGATGCGGTTACTCTGCTTTCTGTCGACTAACATTAAGTCGTCCGGAGTCATTTTGTAG from Vibrio pomeroyi encodes the following:
- the uvrA gene encoding excinuclease ABC subunit UvrA encodes the protein MDKIEIRGARTHNLKDVNLTIPRDKLTVITGLSGSGKSSLAFDTLYAEGQRRYVESLSAYARQFLSLMEKPDVDHIEGLSPAISIEQKSTSHNPRSTVGTITEVYDYLRLLYARAGEPRCPDHNIPLAAQTISQMVDKVLELPAGSKMMLLAPIVKERKGEHVKTLENLAAQGFIRARIDGETCDLSDPPALELHKKHTIEVVVDRFKVRPNLQQRLAESFETTLELSGGIAVVGWMDETDQEEIVFSANFACPKCGYSMQELEPRLFSFNNPAGACGTCDGLGVQQYFDPSRVILDENLSIAEGAIKGWDQKNYYYFQMLTSLSEHYGFDLFAPFNSLPKKTQEIILKGSGRTEVEFKYINDRGDIRVKRHPFEGILNTLERRYRDTESSSVREDLAKYISTKSCSNCDGTRLRLEARNVFIGDTTLPEIVELSIADALQFFQELKLDGQRGQIADKVMKEINDRLHFLVNVGLNYLNLSRSAETLSGGEAQRIRLASQIGAGLVGVMYVLDEPSIGLHQRDNERLLQTLVHLRDLGNTVLVVEHDEDAIRCADHVIDIGPGAGVHGGHVVAEGTMQDIIDNPNSLTGQYLSGVKEIEVPKQRTPIDKKKVVEIVGATGNNLKNVTATIPVGLFSCITGVSGSGKSTLINDTFFKVAHTQLNGATTAVPAKHKKIKGLEHFDKVIDIDQSPIGRTPRSNPATYTGIFTPIRELFAGTQESRSRGYKAGRFSFNVRGGRCEACQGDGVIKVEMHFLPDVYVPCDVCKGKRYNRETLEVRYKGKTIDEVLEMTVEDAREFFNPVPVIARKLQTLMDVGLSYIRLGQAATTLSGGEAQRVKLARELSKRDTGKTLYILDEPTTGLHFHDIQQLLTVLHRLRDHGNTVVVIEHNLDVVKTADWILDLGPEGGQGGGEIVAEGTPEDVALVEGSYTARFLKPMLNLN
- a CDS encoding LuxR C-terminal-related transcriptional regulator, with product MRKSRYARTLHFLCIDPSDTYLHVKGIEKHLSIILYKMTPDDLMLVDRKQSNRILLVDYKEVPQLLIICPNLTVMWKNHEIILFNVPQQLPTSELLTYGVLKGLFYNTDKKDKIAHGLQEVIDGDNWLPRKVTNQLLFYYRNMVNTNTTPTNVDLTIREIQVIRCLQSGSSNTQIADDLFISEFTVKSHLYQIFRKLAVKNRVQAIAWANQNLLA
- a CDS encoding pyridoxal-phosphate-dependent aminotransferase family protein: MSNLTLTTAIDSFYPPHRTLMGPGPSDISPQVLQALSRPTIGHLDPLFIAMMDELKQLLKYAFQTENEFTIAVSAPGSAGMETCFVNLIEPGEKVIVCRNGVFGERMRENVVRCGGEAILVDDEWGKPVSVDKVEKALSENPDAVAVAFVHAETSTGALSDAQAISAIARQLDALTIVDAVTSLGGVPLLVDEWQLDAVYSGSQKCLSCVPGLSPVTFSQRAVEKMKARQSPVQSWFLDQSLVLGYWSGEGKRSYHHTAPVNSLYALHESLVLLKNEGLDNAWSRHHSMHQELKEGVEALGLKFVVDEDSRLPQLNALYFPEGIDEAKIRTQLLEEYNLEIGAGLGSLAGKAWRIGLMGYGARKENVALCLKALKDVLK
- a CDS encoding PglL family O-oligosaccharyltransferase, coding for MATIHTSGTQLENQVTQLPLNKAFLASLAVVFLLAMHFFMPNPGGSGLALSFNPTTWLALSFTLAIGFYQLATNRVLKYSKLTIGLLISCVILTLPILYSNASPEGASGRLLGLWAGFALFVVLQQFKFSNKHKQRMLWFIVLAVVIQALFGYVQYFLLEPGNLFGYNTEANRPYGIFQQPNVMASFLATGFVLSAYLLARQPAKYNHKISESFLLYLTPTLTVPLLIIIASRTGWLAALIGFVCILPYLYKFSTKKRFYGWCASVAVGIVVAFTVINLSATDSIASKKANLESPRAYTFPQALDMMIEKPFTGYGYGKFESEYTLYTARQHQLNSNYHPGLPSMDHPHNEFLFWGVEGGIIPIIGILIAAVLVMSRIASSAKGTRLALLALFIPILLHSQLEYPFYHSAIHWITFIILIYWVDQRASRHYQQPFSIISKTLFRVNSLVLPILVSFYMLSALHTNYVLTKFERSTPKNPDILKQVTNPVVWKDRYDWDIYSTYLNIGLYKADPSLIQPYIDWSLEIIKSKPRPAFYSNLILAYQGLGEESKAEQIRSEANFLFPNRDFSKVQYKKVSQVEDNVSSAE
- the lysC gene encoding lysine-sensitive aspartokinase 3, whose translation is MSASNVAGSFNVAKFGGTSVANFEAMSRCAAIIENNSNTKLVVSSACSGVTNLLVELANGVQDKARRQELMTQLTDIHNAILDQLADPISIEKEVHSILDDIASAAEAASFQASTKLTDHLVACGELMSTHILAQILRERGTPAVRFDIREVMRTNDDFGKAEPQLEEIAALAKEKLIPLCQQQVVVTQGFIGADIEGNTTTLGRGGSDYSAALIAESVQAIGLEIWTDVPGIYTTDPRIAPKASPIPEISFSEASEMANFGAKILHPSTLVPALRHQIPVFVGSSKAPELGGTWIRQQVESSPLFRALALRCNQTMVTLRSANMFHAYGFLAKVFEILAKHKISVDLITTSEISVSLTLDQTDTSGGAPELPEAARIELEELCSVDIEHDLCLVALIGNNMSESKGYAKQVFGTLEDFNLRMICYGASPHNLCFLLNESVSKLAIQKLHQELFE
- the galU gene encoding UTP--glucose-1-phosphate uridylyltransferase GalU, yielding MIKKCLFPAAGYGTRFLPATKSMPKEMMPVVNKPLIEYGVEEAIEAGMDGMCIVTGRGKHSIMDHFDKNYELEHQISGTNKEDLLVNIRETIEAANFTYIRQREMKGLGHAILTGRELVGDEPFAVVLADDLCVNEQQGVLAQMVALYKQFRCSIVAVQEVPEEETHKYGVISGEMIKDDLFRVDDMVEKPEQGTAPSNLAIIGRYILTPDIFELIEQTEPGKGGEIQITDALLKQAKAGCVLAYKFKGQRFDCGSVEGYIEATNYCFENLYKKDQKQVELGKHSTQKEA